The region CAAAACAGGATCATAAATTTCTGGTAACtccaaggaaaagaaaaccatCCTAAGAGAAATCAGACTTGACCCTGAAACATTTTGCAGGAATTAGGTAGTGCCAGGACTCATTAGAGGGTCCGGAATAGACCCCACAGACCCTTTGCAGTAGAGAAGCCAGACACCAGGTATAGATTTTGGAGTTGTAGATTGCTGAAGATTTAGTTGATCATCCTGTTAGGAGAGCTCAGGACTTGATGAAATCACAAATCTAGGGACCAGTGAGAAGATGGTGTCCCTGGGGGATGATCTCAGTGAAATGCTTGAAGAGGGATATCTGCATTTCTATGGATAAGAGAACAAAGGGAGAGGCTAGCTGTTGGATGTAAACAGTCACAAAGCAGATTTCAGTGACACTCAAAGATCTTGCTGTATACTTCAATCTGGAGGAATATGGTCGGCTGGGCAAAGGACTCTGTATAGATACTGTGCTGGAGGTCTATAGGAGTCTGTCTCAGTGTGCAGTTAGTTTCAGATCTACTTGGAGCAAGGAAAAGAATCATGTTTGcagaaatacatttcaaaaggCATCTGCCAAGATTGGGAGGCTGAGTTAAAGGTCAAGGATATCAGGCCAAAAGCAGAGCATTCCTATAAAATTagcccaaaaagcaaacaatggaGTGAGAATAGAAACTCCAAAAAGGTGAGAAAAGGTATCCGAAGTACTCAAAATTAGATACAAGAGATGTGGATTTCAGTCTTGAGCGCTATCTGTATGACCTATAAAGTTTTGCCATCTTTCAGTTAGAAGCTCTAGAATTATAATGCCttatagaaggaataatggaCTGACACTTGAGATGTGGCAACTGTCACAAGAAAATCTGTTTTTGAAAGAAATGGACATACAAggagtgaattaaaaaaaaataccagccTGAGCTCAGCCCTTGTTTTATAACAGACAATTCTTGTATCAGCTTTGTATACAGTGCCATAGAATAATAGATCTTAAAaagagctgacccttgaacaatgcagggttaGCAGTGCCAACCGCTCTGCATGGTTGAATGTCCATATATAACTTTTGTTTtggctcccccaaaacttaactataataagcctactgttgactggaagactAATGAATAACAAACAGttgataaatacatattttgcatgtaatatgtattacatactgtgtttctataataaagtaagctagagaaaagaaaatgttttttcaaattgtcacaattCGCCAAAAAATATTGcagtatatttactgaaaaaaatatgtatataagtggacctgtatataaaaaaaatctgtatataagTACAAATCCATGTTGTTAAGGGTCAATTGTCTATTTTTATCTAATACTAGTTTCTGATTTAAAATGCTAGTCAgaggtgaaaaatatttttaatataatggaTGTAAGAATTGTTAACTGAGAATGTGCTCACTCAAATTTAGAATTcttaatagaaaatatataataattttaataggTTCAAGGAAGATTTTATCTTTAGCAaacttgttttaaataaaaaaaactgcATATTGCAGACTCAGGAGGAGGCCCTGAGCAGATCCCAGCTCCGCTGCAGTAGCAAAGCACTAGGTAGGaattttgaaatgtcttttaaaaacctGCAACTGTATGAATGTTGAATTAATTCACCATAGTTTTCATGTTGACTCAATCCCAGAAAGAAATTTTCTAGGTgaaaaagatgtttgtttttgTAATGGTTTCTGTTATTCTCAGTTACAGAGAATAATTGGTTGTGGTTTTAGTCTAACATATTTTGAACACAAGACAAAATAGGTTTCCTGtgcgattaaaaaaaaagacatagtaGCTCTTCAACCTATGTAGCTCAATGAAAGATCGGCATTTGTCTCTGTTAGAAATTGATTAAAATTAGAGAAAGTTTTAAGAAAcgttttaagaaatttaagaatatGTGAGCATTcagagcatttcataatgttacAGTTTTTTCAACATGTTTAAGATCTGTTACCTTATTTATGAATTGAGCAGTGACAGTGTGTTTAATAGTAAAGTACTGTGTATTTGTGACATGTTTTTGTATAATGTATGTCATCCGATACTCAGAACAACCCTGTAAAATTAGAGCAggtattattatctctattttacaaatgaaggagagtgaggctcagagaagctaaaGATTCACCCAAAGACACAAAGCTAGACTTTGACCATCATACTGATTGAGTTTCCTTTGAGGTGAGCATAATTCAGTTTTGTAGACTGGCTTTGTGTGCTTTTGTTGTCTTAATGACTGCTTTCAATGGAAAACTTTCAACACAAGGCTTGAAAATGataatgaatatatataacagagaaacatttttttttctatcagctGTTATTGAGAGTAGGTGTCAACGTGCTCTTACATACAGGAACATGACGACATCCTTATTAGCACCACAACACTGACTGAAACGGCATGGTTAATTGTTATTAAAgtgtttctatttttctaggagaACTAACAATACTCAAGAATTTGGGGAGATATTTTTATTATGCTTTGTAGCTAACATTAAAGTTCTGGAAACAGATTTATGTGTGAACAGGGATGGGAAATTTTTTGATTTTTGACATATTCAGTTCTTTTACTCAGATTAATCTTAGATAattataaaattctagatttgatTTAAAAGATTATAAACTAAGGCTATTTGATGAAGTGCCCTATGAAATTCCATATCTCATTATTTTACAGGATGAAGAAACACGAAAAGATTATGACTACATGCTGGATCACCCGGAAGAGTACTATAGCCATTACTATCACTACTACAGCAGGCGCTTAGCTCCGAAAGTGGATGTCAGAGTCGTGATTTTGGTCAGTGTGTGTGCTATTTCAGTGTTTCAGGTGTGTATTGATGATTATGTCAAAACAGAGGCATGAATATAATTGCCTGAGTCTatatcctgtgattttttttttttgtaaacaagTTCCTCACCAGCTAGTTTTGCCACATAACTGTTCCTCTAGTAAGTAAATTAGAGtctaaaaagggagagagagagagagagagatttcttaATACAGTTATCCCTTGAACAATATGGATTTGAACTATGCAGGTCCAATTTACacagagatttttttcaataaatatattgaaaatatttttggaggtttatgacaatttgaaaacattttcttttctctagcttagtttactatattgtaagaatacattatataatacatataacatacaaaatatgtgttaatcagctACTTGTTATCATATCAGTAAGTCTTCCagccaacagtaggctattatagttaagttttgggggagtcagaagttatataTGGATTTCCAACTGTGTAGGGGGATCAGTACCCTTAACCCCTGCATtatttaagggtcaactgtagagATACCTAGTGAAGAGCCAAAGAGTAAAGATGTTAAATCATATGTGTGGTGCAAGTCCACTGACCTATTCTATTCTTTGATCTTGGGTATCTACTGCTTGAATTAAGAGCTTTTTGTCTGAGCTCATGGTTTACCTGACTTACCCAGCCTTGAGATCCCATATTTACATGGACATTATCCAACTGTATCTTTTacttaaagaataaaatgattGAGGTCCCTATTTTTAATCAGAATGGGTTTTGGAGGGGCGATGGTATTCACCAAGATAAATTTTGGTAATAGAAATGAcccatttttctttgttaaatatTCTAGTTTTTCAGCTGGTGGAATAGCTACGACAAGGCAATCAGCTACCTAGCCACGGTCCCCAAGTACCGGATCCAAGCCATGGAGATTGCCAGGCAGCAGGGGTTGCTCAGAAAAGCCAAAGAGAAGGGTAGAAACAAAAAGTCCAAAGAGGAAATTCGTGATGAGGAGGAGAACATcataaagaacattataaaaagtaaaatagataTAAAGGGGGGCTATCAGAAACCCCAGATACGTGATCTTCTTTTGTTTCAAATTCTCCTAGCTCCTTTTCACCTGTGCTCATACATAGTCTGGTATTGCCGGTGGATCTATAACTTTAACATCAAAGGCAAGGAatatggggaagaagaaagactaTATATCATACGTAAATCTATGAAGATGTCAAAGTCTCAGTTTGATAGTCTAGAAGATCATCAGAAAGAAACATTTCTTAAACGGGAGCTCTGGATAAAGGAGAATTATGAGGTGAGTAATTACTGTTCTGTGTTTTTACTGCCATTTTCCTTACCCATTTTAACTAGGTGTATGATAAGGGAGCACAAAAGTGCACTCAAAACTGAAATGCAGGAGTTAAATAATGAATGAAGATCTAATTGTTATTGAAAGTATGACTGTATTTGGCAGTGAGACAGTGGGTTTTTAAACtgtaatttatcttttcaaaagatgacttttaaatacttttaagtGATTGatgctgaaaattttttaaatggtctaAGTTATTGTGTTAAGCTGCAATGGGATGATTTTTATGTTTGCAAGTCACAACGACTTTCTGTTAATTGCACTAAGGCCTACCCCAAATTTTTCAGTCATGTCAACTTAGCCATTGAGATTAAAAAAAcgagagaggaggaagaggaggaagtatTACTGAAATAACTTCATTTCAAAATAGCACAGAAACTTCTGCATAATAACTAACATATATGAGAGGTTACTTTTACTTTAACATTAAATTGGCTTCCTGTAATGCCTGTAAGCTTTGTGTATTTTAATAAATGCCTCTTAACTTTGGGCAATAAATAATAACATTTAAGAAATGTAGACTAAATATATTCTACAATTGTCAGCTATAACAATTACTTGGCGGTGATCAGTTCCTAAAGGAACTATTAATTTCATCTTGATATTAAGGCTTTGGGTAAAATTAATTGGCTAATTAATgtgttaaataaaagaataaagcagagtGAAACCTTAAATCTAAGATGtagttattttttcagttttatagatATTCCTTTTTATATATGGTGTCCTAAATAGATTTTGCTGAAAGTAAAATTTCATTCTGGATATTTTTAAGTAACAACTTACTATGAATTGCCAGAATGTTTTGGCAAGTAGACATATTCAGCCTGcttataaataacataaaatggAAGGTAAACATACTGTCTAGCTCCTAAATTATttgaaaagttttctaagtaGGTTAAGCAGCCCAGTCCACCAAACTGTATCTTTCATAGACTACAAAATGGGCTGAattatcacattttttttttttttaaataattattttttattgaagggtagttgacacacagtattacattacatgagtttcaagtgtacaacacagtggtagaacatttatatacataattctaggttccagctatcaccctaccaagctgttacagtatcttgactatattccttatgctatacattacatcccggttactaatttattttaccattggaagtctgtccttctttttttttttttttttttttttttttttttttttttgtgagggcatctctcatatttattgatcaaatggttgttaacgacgataaaattctgtataggggagtcaatgctcaatgcacattcattattccaccccaagcctaatttttgtcagtctccaatcttctgaggcataacaaacaagtttttacatgtagaacaaattcttacataatgaataagttacatagtgcacagtacaagggcagtcatcacagaaactttcggttttgctcatgcattatgaactatacacagtcagttcaaatatgaatactcatttggtttttatacttgatttatatgtggataccacatttctctctttattattattatttttaataaaatgctgaagtggtaggtagatacaagataaaggtagaaaacatagtttagtgttgtaagagagcacatgtagatgatcaggtgtgtgcctgtagactatgtgttaatccaagctagaccagggcaataaaacatccacgtatgcagaagatttctctcagaacgggggggtgaggttctaagcctcacctctgttgatccccaatttctcacctgatggcccccctgcgactgtgcctgtcttaggttgttcctcccttgaggaatcttacccgtctctggctaaccagtcatcttccggggccatacagggaaatgtgaagttggtaagtgagagagaagccttattgtttgaaaaagttagctttttacttctttgcatatttatgccctgtggcttctatgcccagcatttgtcttgaggtatctttaccacttggaagaattatgatactcggtaaatttgatatgaggcatgaattctatttaagggttgtaattaggaaggaagaagaaaagctatagaagtagcaggcggaagaaaacatgggaagattgattatttctttgatatatcttcttgtagagtaacttcagcatgtataggttttaagctactacttaaattgcacacacacattaacataataggagtatagttacataaccaaagcatatctgtaattaccagccatctgcagtgaaaccaagaaaaccagttaggcaccttaggcatttgtgaaaacttatctatgatatggtggatattgtccaattgaacttgaacagtctgagagaaatcagacaaattaaaacaacccattcctggggactgttcacatgccatatgttcttttaacagtaaatagtttgtagttgtaagactttggagcgctacaatttgcacttctccaaattcttggttgagttccaacagtatagatccagtccaattttgttgttttactgtatgcacaggccagcttagatatctccttcctcattcccatggcaagtccaggaactggtgggatgagtgcatctacagctgtagcagtgcgtggatctttgttggggttttttgatgaccattttctggcatgagtcttccagagagtgcagatgttggaagttctttttcatatcgtatcttagttcattttcggggtagcccaattaggctttgatcctctgtataaacacaaacagaccctttgcctacacttttatatgccctttatacccttgtgtagaactcgttggaggttaccacacaggaactgcccttttttttttttttttttttggctatcactaatctacacttacatgacgaatattatgtttactaggctctcccctataccaggtctccctggtataaacccctttacagtcactgtccatcagcatagcaaaatgttgtagaatcactacttgccttctctgtgttgtacagccctcccttttctcctacccccccatgcatgttaatcttaatacccccttacttctcccccccttatccctccctacccacccatcctccccagtccctttccctttggtacctgttagtccattcttgagttctgtgattctgctgctgttttgttccttcagtttttcctttgttcttatattccacagataagtgaaatcatttggtatttctctttctccgcttggcttgtttcactgagcataataccctccagctccatccatgttgctgcaaatgattggatttgcccttttcttatggctgagtagtattccattgtgtatatgtaccacatcttctttatccattcatctattgatggacatttaggttgcttccaattcttggctattgtaaatagtgctgcaataaacataggggtgcatctgtctttctcaaacttgattgctgcgttcttagggtaaattcctaggagtggaattcctgggtcaaatggtaagtctgttttgcgcattttgatgtacctccatactgctttccacaatggttgaactaacttacattcccaccagcagtgtaggagggttcccctttctccacagcctcgccaacatttgttgttgtttgtcttttggatggcagccatccttactggtgtgaggtgatacctcattgtagttttaatttgcatttctctgataattagcgatgtggagcatcttttcatgtgtctgttggccatctgtatttcttttttggagaactgtctcttcagttcctctgcccattttttaattgggttatttgttttttgtttgttgaggcgtgagagctccttatatattctggacgtcaagcctttatcggatgtgtcattttcaaatatattctcccatactgtagggatccttcttgttctattgatggtgtcttttgctgtacagaagcttttcagcttaatatagtcccacttactcatttttgctgttgttttccttgcccggggagatatgttcaagaagaggtcactcatgtttatgtctaagaggtttgtgcctatgttttcttccaagagtttaatggtttcatggcttacattcaggtctttgatccattttgagtttacttttgtatatggggttagacaatggtccagtttcattctcctacatgtagctgtccagttttgccagcaccacctgttgaagagactgtcatttccccattgtatgtccatggctcctttatcaaatattaattgaccatatatgtctgggttaatgtctggattgtctagtctgttccattggtctgtggctctgctcttgtgccagtaccaaattgtcttgattactatggctttatagtagagcttgaagttggggagtgagatcccccctactttattcttctttctcaggattgctttggctattcggggtctttggtgtttccatatgaatttttgaattatttgttccagttcattgaagaatgttgctggtagtttcatagggattgcatcaaatctgtatattgctttgggcaggatggccattttgatgatattaattcttcctagccacgagcatgggatgagtttccatctgttagtgtcccctttaatttctcttaagagtgacttgtagttttcagagtataagtctttcacttctttggttaggtttattcctaggtattttattttttttgatgcaattgtgaatggagttgttttcctgatttctctttctgttggttcattgttagtatataggaaagccacagatttctgtgtgttgattttgtatcctgcaactttgctgtattctgatatcagttctagtagttttggggtggagtctttagggttttttatgtacagtatcatgtcatctgcaaatagtgacagtttaacttcttctttaccaatctggattccttgtatttctttgttttgtctgattgccgtggctaggacctccagtactatgttaaataacagtggagagagtgggcatccctgtctagttcccgatctcagaggaaatgctttcagcttctcgctgttcaatataatgttggctgtgggtttatcatagatggcctttattatgttgaggtacttgccctctattcccattttgctgagagtttttaacatgaatggatgttgaactttgtcaaatgctttttcagcatctatggagatgatcatgtggtttttgtctttctttttgttgatgtggtggatgatgttgatggactttcgaatgttgtaccatccttgcatccctggaatgaatcccacttggtcatggtgtatgatccttttgatgtatttttgaattcggtttgctaatattttgttgagtatttttgcatctacgttcatcagggatattggtctgtagttttcttttttggtggggtctttgcctggttttggtattagggtgatattagcttcatagaatgagtttgggagtatcccctcctcctctattttttggaaaactttaaagagaatgggtattatgtcttccctgtatgtctgataaaattccgaggtaaatccatctggcccgggggttttgttctttggtagttttttgattacctcttcaatttcgttgctggtaattggtctgtttagattttctgtttcttcctgggtcagtcttggaaggttatatttttctaggaagttgtccatttctcctaggtttcccagcttgttagcatataggttttcatagtattctccaataattctttgcatttccgtggggtccatcgtgatttttcctttctcgtttctgatactgttgatttgtgttgactctcttttcttcttaataagtctggctagaggcttatctattttgtttattttctcgaaaaaccagctcttggtttcattgatttttgctattgttttattcttctcaattttatttatttcttctctgatctttattatgtccctccttctgctgaccttaggcctcatctgttcttctttttccaatttcgataattgtgacattagaccattcatttgggattgctcttccttttttaaatatgcttggattgctatatactttcctcttaagactgcttttgctgtgtcccacagaagttgcggcttagtgttgttgtcatttgtttccatatattgctggatctccattttgatttggtcattgatccattgattatttaggagcgtgttgttaagcctccatgtgtttgtgagcctctttgctttctttgtacagtttatttctagttttatgcctttgtggtctgaaaagttggttggtaggatttcaatcttttggaattttctgaggctctttttgtggcctagtatgtggtctattctggagaatgttccatgtgcacttgagaagaatgtatatcccgctgcttttggatgtagagttctatagatgtctattaggtccatctgctctactgtgttgttcagtgcttccgtgtccttacttattttctgcccagtggatctatcctttggggtgagtggtgtgttgaagtctcctagaatgaatgcattgcagtctatatccccctttagttctgttagtatttgtttcacatatgctggtgctcctgtgttgggtgcatatatatttagaatggttatatcctcttgtttgactgagccctttatcattatgtagtgtccttctttatctcttgttactttctttgttttgaagtctattttgtctgatattagtactgcaacccctgctttcttctcactgttgtttgcttgaaatatgtttttccatcccttgacttttagtctgtacatgtctttgggtttgaggtgagtttcttgtaagcagcatatagatgggtcttgcttttttatccattctgttactctgtgtcttttgattggtgcattcaacccattaacatttagggtgactattgaaagatatgtacttattgccattgcaggctttaaattcgtggttaccaaaggttcaaggttagcctctttagtatcttactgcctaacttagctcgcttattgagctgttatatacactgtctggagattcttttcttctctcccttcttgttcctcctcctcgattcttcatatgttgggtgttttgtgctgtgctccttctaggagtgctcccatctagagcagtccatgtaagatgttctgtagaggtggtttgtggaaagcaaattccctcagcttttgtttgtctgggaattgtttaatcccaccgtcataattgaatgatagtcgtgctggatacagtatccttggttcaaggcccttctgtttcattgtattaaatatatcatgccattctcttctggcctgtagggtttcttttgagaaatctgacgttagcctgatgggtttccctttataggtgacctttttctctctagctgcctttaacactctttccttgtccttgatctttgccattttaattattatgtgtcttggtgttgcccttcttggatcctttctgttgggggttctgtgtatttccgtggtctgtttgattacttcctcccccagtgtggggaagttttcagcaattatttcttctaagatactttccatctctttgcctctctcttcttcttctgggacccctataatacggatattgttccttttggattggtcacacagttctcttaatattgtttcattcctggagatccttttgtctctctctatgtcagcttctatgcgttcctgttctctgatttcaattccatcaatggcctcttgcattctatccattctgcttataaacccttccagagtttgtttcatttctgcgatctcctttctggcatctgtgatctccttccggacttcatcccatctctcttgcgtatttctctgcatctctgtcagcatgtttatgattcttattttgaattctttttcaggaagactggttaggtctgtctccttctctggtgttgtctctgtgatctttgtctgcctgtagctttgccttttcatggtgataggaatattctgcagaactgggacgagtgacggctggaaggacttcccttcttgttggtttgtggccctcctctcctgggagaacagcggcctctagtggcttgtgctgggcagctgcgcgcagacagggtttctgcttcctgcccggctggtatggagttaatctccgctgttg is a window of Manis pentadactyla isolate mManPen7 chromosome 3, mManPen7.hap1, whole genome shotgun sequence DNA encoding:
- the DNAJC25 gene encoding dnaJ homolog subfamily C member 25 isoform X1; protein product: MAAPLARRGGAGAAGRRWLMLPAPLLLALLLARPAGALVEGLYCGTQDCYAVLGVSRTASKAEIARAYRQLARRYHPDRYRPEPGDEGAGRTLQSAEEAFLLVATAYETLKDEETRKDYDYMLDHPEEYYSHYYHYYSRRLAPKVDVRVVILVSVCAISVFQFFSWWNSYDKAISYLATVPKYRIQAMEIARQQGLLRKAKEKGRNKKSKEEIRDEEENIIKNIIKSKIDIKGGYQKPQIRDLLLFQILLAPFHLCSYIVWYCRWIYNFNIKGKEYGEEERLYIIRKSMKMSKSQFDSLEDHQKETFLKRELWIKENYEVYKQEQEEELKKKLANDPRWKRYRRWMKNEGPGRLTFVDD
- the DNAJC25 gene encoding dnaJ homolog subfamily C member 25 isoform X2, translating into MAAPLARRGGAGAAGRRWLMLPAPLLLALLLARPAGALVEGLYCGTQDCYAVLGVSRTASKAEIARAYRQLARRYHPDRYRPEPGDEGAGRTLQSAEEAFLLVATAYETLKFFSWWNSYDKAISYLATVPKYRIQAMEIARQQGLLRKAKEKGRNKKSKEEIRDEEENIIKNIIKSKIDIKGGYQKPQIRDLLLFQILLAPFHLCSYIVWYCRWIYNFNIKGKEYGEEERLYIIRKSMKMSKSQFDSLEDHQKETFLKRELWIKENYEVYKQEQEEELKKKLANDPRWKRYRRWMKNEGPGRLTFVDD